From Carcharodon carcharias isolate sCarCar2 chromosome 21, sCarCar2.pri, whole genome shotgun sequence:
TGTCCTTAACTTCTTTTTGTCTCTGTTAATACATGGACTTAGTTCACTTGGTGCAGTAATCTGTCTTGTTAAGTTGTCTGTTCGCTTCAATAAGGTTTTGTTGTCTGTCCATATCTATGTTACTGCCTTTGTCTGCTGGTTTTATGGCAATATCTGTATTGACTTTTAATTCTCTGATCGCTTGTCTTTCTATCCTCATGAGGTTTTGTTTATCCTTTACATCAGGGATTCTCTCGATACCTGAGTTGCTTCGATGAAGTCAGATATTTCAGTGTTCATTTCATTCTCTGGAGAAATCCAATCTGATCTGTGCGATGAACTTGGCCTATCTGAAATTGAGTAATCAGAAAAGTCGTCTTGTTTGATTTTTCTATGGAATTTCTCTCAGTTTGTTTGGATTTGTGCATTGTATTATTTCACACTGCTAAAAAATATAGCCTCTGTTTCGGAACTTCTCTGGTATCATTGTGGGTTTAAATGATTTGGTAATGTGAAGAATTGTTTGATTCAGATTAAGGCACTCCTTTTCTATGGCTTGGACACTATCTGGTTTAAATATTTCATCCACCGTGATTGGTTTTGTGCAGTTAAGTTTCCAGAATCTGTTTCTCTGGCTTGTGCTGGGGTGTCTTGTCATTGTTAAAATCCCCTCTTTCTTGGGTAGGTCTCCACCCAGGTGTTGGGTTGGTATTGGCATTTGcatttctctgtcactctgtacccGGAGTCTTGACCCACACAGGACCAGTTTGTTGTTTCTGTTTCTCAGTCACTCTGTACCCAAAGTCCTGACCCACACAGGACCAGTTTGTTGTTTGTGTTTCTCTGTCACCCTGTATCTGGAGTCTTGACCCACACAGGACCAGTTTGTTGTTTGTGCttctctgtcactctgtacccGGAGTGTTGACCCACACAGGACCAGTTTATTGTTTGtgtttctctgtcactctgtacccGGAGTCTTGACCCACACAGGACCAGTTTGTTGTTTGTGTTTCTCTATAGCCCTGAACCACACAGACCAGtttgttgttggtgttggggtCTTCATGGCCTCGCATGGCTCGTTTTTGCTTTTCCAGGGATCAAAACCATGAGACACGAACTCTTCGCCAGTCGCATTGTGGTCTGTGAGAGGGGAAACTCACCAGTCCCTTGTTGGGGGTTTGCTGTTTGGGATCAATCACTGTTGGGTGACGTGTTATGTCCAGCGACCTCATGGATCCCACTGAGACACCCGGGATGGTGCCATCAGAACCTTGTCCTTGTGGCTGGGGTGGATTTCCTGCAAGATGAGGGACTCCATGGTTTGGACCAAGCTCACGGCTGGTCCGAcatgcatttcccacattacacagggactacacttcaaaaagacttcactgcctgtaaagcactttggaaaatcctgaagctgtgaaaggtgctatataaatgcacatcttCCTTTAACAAAGGAGAGAAGGACCAAGGCCAGAAAAGTCATTAACAGAATATCAATCAGTCTCCTCTTTTCTTAGAGAAATCATGGACTCGAGCACTGTGTATTTGACACTAAGCTGATTTATTTAACCtttatccagaatattaaactccagcccagttacTGGGATTATTAACATCAGCAAAAACAAACCCCAAATGTCAGAATAAACATGGTTCactcctggatgtgattaacagcagaatccaacccctgcagTCACTTGTGAATACACTGATgtgtctgcagggtggatgaatgactgaatcccttcccacacacggagcaggtgaacggcctctctccagtgtgaactcgctggtgtttcagccGGAGGGATGGGTGAATGAATCCCATCCCACACATGGAACACGTGAATGGCctttctccagtgtgaactcgctggtgtgtcagcagatccACTTTGCTTTTATAGCTTTTCACACAGTCAGAACATCTAAAAGGTCTCTTTTCAGAGTGAACACGCTGATGTGAAGTGAGCTGGGTTAGTTGAGTGAATCcattcccacacttggagcaggtgaatggtttctccccagtgtgaattctctGGTGTATCAATAGAATCTTTTTGCTTTTAAAGCAATTTTCACAGTcagaacatttaaaaggtctcttgtCAGAGTGAACAAGTTGATGTGAAGTGAGGGTActtaactgagtgaatcccttcccacacctggagcaggtgaatggcctctctccagtgtgaactctctggtgtcgcagcaggttggataactgagcgaatcccttcccgcagtcaaagcaggtgaatggcctctccccagtgtgaactcgctggtgtattaGCAGATTCTTTTTGCTTTTAAAGCTCTTCTCACAGTCacaacatttaaaaggtctcatGTCTGAATGAACAAGTTGGTGTGAAGTGAGGTTAGTTAGTcgagcgaatcccttcccacaatcgcAACAGAtaaacggtctctccccagtgtgaatgcgtccATGAGTTTCCAGCTCAGAGGGGGatctgaatctcttcccacaatcCCCGCagttccacggtttctccatggtgtcGATGTTCCTGTGCCTCTCCGGGTTGGATAATCAGTTGAATTCTTGTCCACACACAGTACACTTGCACAGTTTCTCCCTGCTGTGCATGGTGAAATCTTTGTTTCAGGTGGTGTAACAggttaaagctccttctacagtCAGTTCACTGGAACACACTCAGTGTGTGTCTCGGTTCTTTTCCAGTCACACTAATGTTTCAAATCTTTAcccacagacagaacagacaaataTATCTGCTTTCACAGTCAATGTCCAATGATATTTAGGTCTTGATGAATCGAGTGACGCGGTCAGATCTTgacgtgatgtttggtttgagtttcccatCTGCAAATCATCTCCCTCTTCTCCCCTGTAAAAAGAGTTTACAAAAACCATCACTGtaagtacaggatagaaattcaaaaCAGATAATTCAAGTTTCTTTGGGACATTCTTTCCCCAAACATGTGGTCTAATCAAACTAAAAGAAGCTCAAATCAGCAACAAAGTCCCAATAAAAGCAAAGGAAACGTTCCGAACTAAAGCAGAATGTTTtttccagtgtctgtgagacactctgtaccctGAGGTGCCCACTGGTTATGGGAGGTACCAAGCGTACCGATGGACACCGCatgttccctctccagggacacccaggcaCGGACAAGACCACGGAAGAGACATCGGCAGCCAGTGTGACCACCCCCATGTGTGTCACCCATTCTGGATCTACAAATTCATGTTTTAACCTGGCCCATGAACAGTTTCAAGAGAAGATTCTCTGACTtacccactccccctccacactggTCAGACGAAGATTCAAAGAATGGGACAGCAGTGTCAACAAAGGTTGAGGATCATCCTCTTCAGGTAACTATACAGGGGCTGCAACCTCTCACTCTGAATGTATACAAGGCCCGTGGATTCCTCGACGCTTCAAACATCACCTGCAGCCTGAAAGTGGGTAAAGCTGCTGGAATACCTGTTGCAGAGGATATAAACTTTCCGGGCACTTGGACCCGGTTGGAAACAGGTACGCTGAAGCCCCGCCCACTGTGTCGTCATCAAGCCCTGCGCCCATGCGCCCTGCTCCCCTCTGAAACAAGATGGCGGCCTTCAATCTGGGTCAAGTCTCGGTTAAAAGCCCCGGAGCTGCAAACCCAGGACCTGCGGGTCTCTGTTCGGGGTTTGAGGCCTTCACCGGATGTTTAAAAACATTCCCGACCAACCGCCGGCTCCATTGCTCCCGTCGCGTATCCACATCCTCACCGGCTGCGGAGGACACCATgtgggtctcctctacattggagagaccaaacgtaaactggggcggaccgctttgcagaacacctgcggtctgtccgcaagaatgacccaacctccctgtcgcttgccattttaacactccaccctgctctcttgcccacatgtcctgtccttgcttgctgcattgttccaatgaagcccaacgcaaactggtggaacaacacctcatcttccgactagggactttacagccttccggactgaatattgaattcaacaactttaggtcgtgagctccctccccatccccaccccctttctgtttcccccttccttttttttttccaataattataaagattttccttttcccacctatttccattatttaaagaaaaaccccactagagcttacaccttgagtgccctaccatccattcttaattagcacattcatttagaagatctcaccaactttaactttaacacctatgtgttctattgtactattgtcgttgccAGGGAGCTTCTCTACCCGTCGCcatcactgacactgcgcatgctccagACACTGTCCGGCACTGCGCCTGCGCACCGCTCGCTTGCAGTCTGGATCGGTCACATTCACCATCGCGGGGAATGCCGGGAAATGGCATCGCCATTGCCTGCCCAATGAGAAATGGTCATTTTGTGCTGCGATGTGGAGATTGGGGCAGTAAATTAAAATTTGGGGCACTCAATAAAATTTGCAATCAAATTATACATTAACCTGATTGTATAGACCAACTATACACCCAAAAGAAGGGAAGTGGGAATTGTCCATTTAAGTGCCATTGATACTTAATGAGGACATTATTCTCTGTGTCTTTAATGAGCATTAACATGCAAAGGGAGAAATGAATGACCTTTAAACACCTCGTCCACTTAGCACAGAACTGTCTGAAACTCATATTAGAAACCACATGAAACAATATAATGACAAATATTAAACTATttacaaaataattttaaaaatatatatgggggtggggggtgggggggggcgttggcATCGTGCCGATGTCACAAAACCAGTAATCCAGAAGGCCAGATAATACTCTAGGgacttgggttcaagtcccaccacagcagctggttcaatttaaattcaattaataaatctggaatttaaagctagcctcagtaacagtgacaatgaaaccattgtcggttatcatttaaaaaaaaccatctgtttcactaatgccttttcgagaaggaaatctgccatccttacatggtctggcctacatgtgactccagatccaccgAAATATGTTTGACTCTGAATGGCCCTCtgaatggtgtggcaagccatttgcttcaagggcagttggggatgggcaacaaatgctggccttgcccaaaTGCCATGAAAGACTTTCTTTAACACCCCCGCCACTGAATGGCTACAATTTCAGAAGGAAGTGAAGACAGAAGGTCCAGAAAATATGCAAGACAACGGTTCACcttccaaggaaaacaaacccAACTTCACCCAAcctaattgaagttcctcatctctcataaatcttttctgcacacttTCTAATGCCTCACATTCTTCCTGTGGTgaggtgctcagaattggacccAATCCTGTGCCTGgtgccaaaccagtgttttattgaAGTTTATTCTAACTTGGTTGTTTTTATACTTAATTCCTCTATTCATAAAGCCCATGATTCTACGTGATTTATTCACTGCTTTCTCAGCCTGCCCTgttaccttcaatgatttgtgcacataaagCCCCAGGTTCAACTGCTCCTGCACCATTTTAcatttgtatcctttattttctaTTGTCTATCCTCGTTATTcctcccaaaatgaatcacttcacacctctctgaattaaattttatttgccacttgtctgcccattccaccgtCTTCTCTATGTCCTCTTAAAGTttctcactatcctcctcactgtgaACACAACTTGAAAATTTGGTTTtgttttcaaattttgaaattttgccctgCAGAcacaagtctaggtcattaacatatatcaagaAATCAGTGGTCTTAACACTGACTCCTTGTGATCCCACTGTCTACTTTTCCTCAATCTGAAAAAACAATCATTCTCCATGCGTGTTGTTTCCTGCTGCTCAGTCAATGCTGCCTCTGCCCCATGGTCTTTAACTTTATTGACAAGCCTGTTACTtggtactgtatcaaatgccttttagaaattcaTGTGCACATCAATTatgttaccctcatcaacactctctgTTGCCTCATTAATAAAACTCAAGCAATTTAGTTCAACACGATTTGTCCTGAACCAATCCGTGCTGGCTTTAATTAATCCACAAATAACTTAATTTTGGCCTGAATTGCTGCTTCCAAATGCTTTCCCAAGTCTcagttaaactgactgatctgtctaagttaaactgactgaagGGGTGATCCTTCCATTTAAGATTAGTAAGGATTTAATATTGGTGAGAGGAAGTGTGAGGAAAAAGCGAGAATTGATGAAATTGTAACAACATTTGAAGACACTGATAAATAGCTCAATAATTAATCAGATTTCAAGACATAAAGTACTGATAAAAAATCTAAAGTATGATTAAATGAATTGAATCATTAATAAGTGTCAATCAGAATGCTTGGAATGGAGAAACGAACAGTACTGAATGCTTAAAATATGAAatgaaaacagtaaaaactggaaacactcagcaggtctggaagaatctctggagagagaaacagaattgacgTTTCAGGTCTGAGCAAGTgaaagtggggaggtgggaagaaCTGAAGGAAAGGTCTCTGAAAGGCTGCAGGGCGAGAGAGATTAGGTTTCATGATGCAAggtcaaagggagtggtaatgagatAAGTGAAAACACAAAAGATGTGTCGTTTTGAGGCGTGAATGGTACCATCACAACCGTCTGATTGCAAAGTAAAGAAAATAAGAGAAATGAGAAAGGAAAACAAGGATGCAAAGAAAcaagaaacaaaatgggggcagagattATTATaggaaattgttgaactcaattttggTTCTccaagtctgtaaagtgcctctTTTGATCTGTAATGAACTCTTACATTTCTACCCATGCGCTGttcagatgaaaggtcacagagttgtcacattaactctgtttctctgtccacagatgcagatctgctgaggatttccagcattctcagtTTCATGACGGGATTGTAGACTCTGAGAGTTTGTAAAGGTAGAGATTGTCCCAAATTAATTTGTCACATCGACAACAAATGTCTGGGCCTCATGACACTCCAGTCTCACTACTTTACTTTATATTTGGGTCTGGGGGGAGAATGTTCACCATTTTGTATTCAGTCTAGGGGgagaactttcactgttttatattcgggtcctGTGAGCATCAAAAGAAGAAGCTTGAGGACAGTCACCGCATTTTTGGTCTGACTTTATACAAAATAAACTATCCTGGTGTGAGGAGCAAACATTATCAGATTTGCTGCAGTCAGTGAAGGTGAGTTTGAAGCTAAATCCTGCAATTCTGTAAATTTAAACTAAAAGCAGAAAGCTGCTGatggggggctggggtggtggtgggaggaggtgtCCGGAGAAAAtctgacacacactgcacagggtgAGCAGGGGAAAGGGGAGGAATTACTTGGTTACACAGGGACCCAGGGACAATAGCAGAAGGTGGGAGTcactgggaatggagcaatggAATAGACAcatcagagaatcatagaatgttgcAGCACAAAAGGGGGCAACTTGGTTGGTCGTGTTTGTGTTAGCCCCCTGAAGGAACAATTTACCTAATGTCACgtccctgcctttgccccatagccctgcaattaaaCAAGATTAAACAAGTCTTAAACAAAACTTGTATGAAACA
This genomic window contains:
- the LOC121292947 gene encoding gastrula zinc finger protein XlCGF7.1-like, whose amino-acid sequence is MEKPWNCGDCGKRFRSPSELETHGRIHTGERPFICCDCGKGFARLTNLTSHQLVHSDMRPFKCCDCEKSFKSKKNLLIHQRVHTGERPFTCFDCGKGFAQLSNLLRHQRVHTGERPFTCSRCGKGFTQLSTLTSHQLVHSDKRPFKCSDCENCFKSKKILLIHQRIHTGEKPFTCSKCGNGFTQLTQLTSHQRVHSEKRPFRCSDCVKSYKSKVDLLTHQRVHTGERPFTCSMCGMGFIHPSLRLKHQRVHTGERPFTCSVCGKGFSHSSTLQTHQCIHK